In the genome of Spea bombifrons isolate aSpeBom1 chromosome 11, aSpeBom1.2.pri, whole genome shotgun sequence, one region contains:
- the SLC35G1 gene encoding solute carrier family 35 member G1, with protein MGCEDRENSEEDPELGDLGELSRTPETEERGFTRKTWWDGENEQPGDHEELDNPFTPDCPQSSGNQGRICCPHLHCAPLIVTDDQTGKKECKCPGLGIFYTILSALFFSSSSLLVKKIEDLHSVEISAIRCIFQMLFVLPGLIYFKIGFLGPKDQRIYLFLRGFLGSSAMILLYYAVQSMPLADATVITFSSPAFTCIFACIFLKEKCTVWDIIFMGFTITGVILIARPPFLFGERIGGFEDDYSNHLKGTIAAVASAVGAALTLVVLRKMGKSVHYLLSIWYYAVIGLIECVIALFALGEWSLPSCGVDRWLLVCIGMLGLGGQIFLVKALQIEKAGPVSIMRTMDVVFAFIFQALFLNRNPTLWTIGGALCVVASTAGTAIIKWYKSVKKAKQSEL; from the exons ATGGGCTGCGAGGATCGGGAGAACAGCGAGGAGGACCCGGAGCTGGGAGATCTGGGGGAGCTGAGCAGGACCCCCGAGACAGAGGAGAGGGGCTTTACTAGAAAAACCTGGTGGGACGGCGAAAACGAGCAGCCAGGAGACCATGAGGAGCTGGATAACCCCTTCACCCCTGACTGTCCCCAATCAAGTGGCAACCAGGGCAGGATCTGCTGCCCCCAcctccactgtgcccccctgattgTGACAGATGACCAAACAG ggaAGAAGGAATGTAAGTGTCCGGGTCTCGGCATCTTCTACACCATCCTGTCTGCCCTCTTCTTCTCGTCCAGCTCGCTCCTGGTGAAGAAGATCGAAGACTTGCACTCAGTGGAAATAAGTGCCATCCGGTGCATTTTCCAAATGCTTTTTGTTCTTCctggtttaatttattttaa GATTGGTTTTCTGGGCCCTAAGGATCAGAGGATTTACCTGTTTCTCAGAGGATTCCTCGGCTCCAGCGCCATGATCTTACTGTATTACGCGGTACAGTCGATGCCCCTCGCTGACGCCACCGTGATAACCTTCAGCAGTCCGGCCTTTACCTGCATTTTCGCCTGCATATTCCTGAAGGAGAAGTGCACCGTGTGGGATATTATTTTCATGGGCTTTACAATAACAGGAGTCATCCTCATAGCAAGGCCGCCATTTTTATTCGGGGAACGCATCGGGGGCTTCGAAGACGATTACTCAAACCACTTGAAGGGTACCATAGCCGCTGTGGCGAGTGCCGTAGGAGCTGCGTTAACGCTAGTCGTCCTGAGAAAAATGGGGAAGTCTGTACATTACCTGCTCTCCATATGGTATTATGCCGTCATTGGCCTAATTGAGTGTGTGATTGCCCTCTTCGCCCTTGGGGAATGGAGTTTGCCCTCTTGCGGAGTAGACAGGTGGCTTCTGGTTTGCATCGGCATGTTGGGCTTGGGAGGACAGATTTTTCTCGTGAAAGCGTTACAGATTGAGAAAGCCGGGCCGGTGTCTATCATGAGGACAATGGATGTCGTCTTCGCCTTCATATTTCAGGCTCTGTTTCTCAATCGCAACCCGACACTGTGGACAATTGGCGGGGCTTTGTGCGTCGTCGCAAGCACCGCCGGCACAGCAATAATTAAGTGGTATAAAAGcgtaaagaaagcaaaacagagTGAGCTGTAG